A stretch of Myroides oncorhynchi DNA encodes these proteins:
- a CDS encoding GNAT family N-acetyltransferase: MKTLELTTERLLLNQPNLQDIPGLIEIMKDPVYHQNTTNIPFPYTETSGQFWVKLAKEGLEAGNAYIFAIRLKGSSTIIGGIGLGIDKANNKAEMGYWLNSEHWNKGIVTEAAKTILQFGFDTLHLKKIFASYFTFNKASGKIMQKIGMQKEGVLKAHTLKDGKYIDHVFYGIVNK, translated from the coding sequence ATGAAAACACTAGAGTTAACCACAGAACGCCTTCTTTTAAATCAACCTAATCTACAGGATATCCCTGGTCTGATAGAGATAATGAAGGACCCAGTATATCATCAGAATACCACTAATATTCCCTTTCCTTATACGGAGACAAGTGGTCAGTTTTGGGTGAAATTAGCAAAGGAAGGACTTGAGGCTGGTAATGCATACATCTTTGCTATTCGTCTAAAAGGTAGTTCTACAATCATCGGAGGCATCGGATTAGGAATAGACAAAGCAAATAACAAAGCGGAGATGGGCTATTGGTTAAATAGTGAACATTGGAATAAAGGCATCGTGACAGAAGCTGCAAAGACGATACTACAGTTTGGTTTTGACACCCTTCATTTAAAGAAGATCTTTGCTAGTTACTTTACCTTTAATAAGGCTTCAGGAAAAATTATGCAGAAGATTGGTATGCAAAAAGAAGGAGTACTAAAGGCACATACTTTAAAAGATGGTAAATATATTGATCATGTATTTTATGGTATTGTTAATAAATAG
- a CDS encoding MBL fold metallo-hydrolase, which translates to MIKVVPLKEGDFYEDEVKNFLSIGDKVLTTEIQLAVQPFLIRTDNHNTLLDVGLGYQENGEYVIDKLLAKEGLTPLDIDRVLMSHLHKDHINGLVEEIDNGYKGRFPNAKIYIQRREVAFSELSMDDISFDYDILEQALALPNIVWMNDNQGSIDEQITYQVVGGHTPYMQVFWIKDEGQIIFYGADNLPKHSYLEFNMAFKSDYDGKLAMKWRTEWKIQAEAEHWTVLFYHDMERAVYSCE; encoded by the coding sequence ATGATTAAAGTAGTACCCTTAAAAGAAGGAGATTTTTATGAAGATGAGGTGAAGAACTTTTTATCCATAGGAGATAAGGTATTAACCACAGAAATACAGTTAGCAGTACAACCCTTTTTAATTAGAACTGATAATCACAATACATTACTTGATGTTGGGTTAGGCTATCAAGAGAATGGGGAGTATGTCATCGATAAACTATTGGCAAAAGAGGGGTTAACTCCTTTAGATATTGACAGGGTGCTGATGTCACATTTGCACAAAGATCACATCAATGGACTAGTAGAAGAAATAGATAATGGATATAAAGGGCGTTTTCCGAATGCGAAGATATACATTCAGCGTAGAGAGGTTGCCTTTTCAGAGTTGTCGATGGATGATATTTCTTTTGATTATGATATTTTAGAGCAGGCATTAGCCTTGCCAAATATTGTATGGATGAATGATAATCAGGGAAGTATTGATGAACAGATTACTTATCAAGTGGTAGGAGGGCATACGCCGTATATGCAGGTATTTTGGATTAAAGATGAAGGGCAAATCATATTCTATGGTGCGGATAATCTACCGAAGCATAGTTACTTAGAGTTTAATATGGCATTTAAGAGTGATTATGATGGCAAACTAGCGATGAAGTGGCGTACTGAATGGAAGATACAGGCGGAGGCAGAGCATTGGACAGTGTTATTCTATCACGATATGGAACGAGCAGTGTATAGTTGTGAGTAG
- the thrA gene encoding bifunctional aspartate kinase/homoserine dehydrogenase I has protein sequence MKVIKFGGSSVANAVNINRCIDIINNIEEPVIVVVSALSGVTDLLQLAAVQAADHKDEYVDQFKEISFRHLEVIRALIPVNEQAGILSSVIRELNELEVLLQGCYLLRELSARIKDLIMSFGERLSSYIIAEVIKAQGKDCRQGYSGAFIKTNDKFGKAAVNFEVTDALIVDYFQEHKCAVTIVPGFIAESEEKQVTTLGRGGSDYTAAIIAAALNLKELEIWTDVSGIYTANPRVVKQAKIVKHINFQEAMELSHFGAKVLYPSALAPILPKGISLIVKNTFEPEAEGSLVSALGSTDPNPVRGITNIDNLALLTLEGPGMVGVAGISKRLFEVLSLEDINVIFITQASSEHSICFAIIAADAEKAEKVINTAFEFEIHNKKVKPVRVELGMSIIAAVGDYIKGHQGVSGRMFSALGRNNINICAIAQGASERNISAVILEKDVKKALNVLHEAFFEEVVVQLNLFVMGIGNVGGKFLEQIVQQHNYLRDHLKVNIRVVGIANSKLMCFNVEGFDLAEVKDLSNCGAPMTQVGFLDKIKELNLRNSILVDNTATAEVAMTYGAYLKNSIAVVTCNKIACSSTMDYYKELKNLSKKYNAPFLYETNVGAGLPIIDTIKNLVASGDQVKEIQAVLSGSLNFIFNQYDGSKPFAEVVALAKKEGYTEPHPLIDLSGVDVKRKLMILMRESNYWVEEEDIAVANFLPVSCMQAKNADTFIAALAKEEAHFKAMYESAKAKGACLKVVATLKDGKASVGLQEIMSNHPFYHLEGKDNIVMFYTDRYKEQPLLIKGAGAGAEVTASGIFSDVIRIGSKLL, from the coding sequence ATGAAAGTAATAAAGTTTGGCGGGTCATCAGTGGCTAATGCCGTGAATATAAACAGATGTATAGATATCATCAACAATATAGAAGAACCGGTTATCGTGGTGGTATCTGCCTTAAGTGGAGTAACAGATTTACTACAATTAGCAGCTGTACAAGCAGCAGATCACAAGGATGAATACGTAGACCAATTTAAAGAAATTAGCTTCCGCCATTTAGAAGTTATACGTGCTTTAATCCCTGTGAATGAACAGGCAGGTATATTAAGCAGTGTGATTAGAGAGTTAAATGAGCTGGAGGTATTGTTACAGGGGTGTTACCTACTTCGCGAATTATCTGCTCGTATTAAGGACTTAATTATGTCATTTGGGGAGCGTTTATCATCTTACATTATCGCTGAGGTGATAAAAGCACAAGGGAAAGACTGTCGTCAGGGGTACAGTGGTGCCTTTATCAAAACAAATGACAAGTTTGGAAAGGCGGCAGTGAACTTCGAGGTGACAGATGCCTTAATTGTAGACTATTTTCAAGAGCATAAATGTGCAGTGACTATTGTTCCTGGGTTTATTGCAGAGTCTGAAGAAAAGCAAGTGACTACACTAGGGCGTGGAGGTTCTGATTATACAGCAGCTATCATTGCCGCGGCATTGAACCTAAAGGAATTGGAGATATGGACTGATGTAAGTGGTATTTATACAGCTAACCCAAGGGTAGTGAAGCAAGCTAAAATAGTTAAACACATCAACTTCCAAGAGGCAATGGAGCTTTCTCACTTTGGGGCGAAAGTATTGTATCCATCTGCTTTAGCACCTATATTACCTAAGGGGATTTCATTGATCGTAAAGAATACTTTTGAACCTGAAGCGGAGGGGAGTTTAGTGAGTGCACTGGGAAGTACAGACCCTAATCCTGTAAGGGGAATTACCAATATTGACAATCTAGCGTTGTTGACATTAGAGGGACCCGGTATGGTAGGTGTAGCAGGTATTTCTAAGCGTTTATTTGAGGTGTTATCACTTGAGGATATCAACGTTATTTTCATTACACAAGCTTCTTCTGAGCACTCTATCTGTTTTGCTATTATCGCGGCAGATGCTGAGAAAGCAGAGAAAGTAATCAACACTGCTTTTGAATTCGAAATACACAATAAGAAAGTGAAACCGGTGCGTGTAGAACTGGGAATGTCTATTATCGCTGCGGTGGGGGATTATATTAAGGGTCACCAAGGGGTAAGTGGTAGAATGTTTAGCGCACTAGGGCGTAATAATATTAATATATGTGCTATCGCCCAGGGGGCATCAGAGCGTAATATCTCTGCTGTAATCTTAGAGAAAGATGTCAAGAAAGCACTGAATGTATTGCACGAGGCTTTCTTTGAGGAAGTGGTGGTTCAGTTGAACCTATTTGTGATGGGAATAGGAAATGTAGGAGGTAAATTCTTAGAGCAAATCGTACAACAGCACAACTATTTAAGAGATCACCTTAAGGTAAATATCAGGGTAGTAGGTATTGCTAATTCTAAATTGATGTGCTTTAATGTAGAGGGTTTTGATTTGGCAGAGGTAAAGGATTTGTCTAACTGCGGCGCCCCGATGACTCAGGTGGGCTTCTTAGATAAGATTAAGGAATTGAACTTGCGCAACAGTATATTGGTGGATAATACTGCTACTGCTGAAGTGGCGATGACTTATGGTGCTTATTTAAAGAACAGTATCGCTGTGGTAACGTGTAACAAGATTGCTTGTTCTTCTACTATGGATTATTACAAGGAATTAAAAAACCTGTCAAAGAAATACAATGCTCCATTCTTATATGAAACGAATGTAGGAGCGGGATTGCCGATTATAGATACAATCAAAAACTTAGTGGCATCAGGAGATCAAGTAAAAGAAATTCAAGCGGTATTAAGTGGAAGTCTAAACTTTATATTTAATCAATATGACGGTTCTAAACCTTTTGCTGAGGTTGTGGCATTAGCCAAAAAAGAAGGGTACACAGAGCCTCATCCATTGATTGATTTGAGTGGTGTAGATGTAAAGCGAAAGCTAATGATCTTAATGCGTGAGAGTAATTATTGGGTAGAAGAAGAGGATATCGCAGTAGCTAATTTTTTACCGGTGTCTTGTATGCAGGCAAAGAATGCTGATACATTTATAGCTGCTTTAGCTAAAGAAGAAGCTCATTTTAAGGCGATGTATGAAAGTGCAAAAGCAAAAGGAGCTTGTCTAAAAGTAGTGGCAACACTTAAAGATGGTAAGGCTAGCGTAGGTCTGCAAGAGATTATGTCTAATCACCCATTTTATCACTTAGAGGGTAAAGATAATATCGTGATGTTCTACACAGATCGTTATAAAGAACAACCGCTATTGATAAAAGGAGCCGGTGCCGGAGCAGAAGTTACAGCCTCAGGGATATTCTCTGATGTAATAAGAATAGGAAGTAAATTGTTATAA
- a CDS encoding SMI1/KNR4 family protein — MINFDFTSKGFEINGKQYSFPIAKEDLYALFGEPEVFTGEHNDVYIWHTVGLRAFAKDRININTIEVTYMVEDYTTAVKSAFIGQLKLNGESDVIKYYNEHKQERIKLWDTDDTGAFVFNDVTVWYSIRREELYSLSLQAYEEVEEEEVALLEVDENFEYLEAVWYEWKKVIENRVGADNKYYNPTHGITQEQLDTVVAQLDAVELPAILVNFYKIANVKWNAVTSALSLQVNGWDYDLLPFEKIADEWEGINELFDDDEDVDEDTLAEYDVQLKCTGYTNPKWIPFAEGKNGDYLLIDTDPSETGMYGQIIELQNESWQRTVIAFCLEELIYREIESLEAEVTEHQQFIIDNGTF, encoded by the coding sequence ATGATAAACTTTGATTTTACATCAAAAGGATTTGAGATAAATGGCAAACAATACAGCTTTCCGATAGCTAAAGAAGATCTATATGCATTATTTGGAGAGCCAGAGGTATTCACAGGAGAACACAATGATGTTTATATTTGGCATACAGTAGGATTACGAGCTTTCGCTAAGGATAGGATAAATATTAACACCATAGAAGTAACCTATATGGTAGAAGATTACACCACAGCTGTGAAATCAGCATTTATAGGTCAATTAAAGCTAAATGGGGAATCAGATGTAATCAAGTATTATAACGAACATAAACAAGAACGTATAAAACTTTGGGATACTGATGATACAGGGGCTTTTGTATTTAATGATGTGACGGTGTGGTATAGTATCAGAAGGGAAGAGCTGTACTCTCTTTCTTTACAAGCTTATGAAGAGGTAGAGGAAGAAGAAGTAGCATTACTTGAGGTAGATGAAAACTTCGAATACCTAGAAGCAGTGTGGTATGAGTGGAAAAAAGTAATAGAAAATAGAGTAGGAGCAGATAATAAATACTATAACCCTACTCACGGTATTACACAAGAACAATTAGACACTGTCGTCGCGCAACTAGACGCAGTAGAATTACCTGCTATTTTAGTTAACTTCTATAAAATAGCCAATGTCAAGTGGAATGCAGTAACTTCAGCTTTAAGCCTACAAGTGAATGGTTGGGATTATGATTTGTTGCCTTTTGAGAAGATAGCAGATGAGTGGGAAGGTATCAATGAATTGTTCGATGATGACGAGGATGTGGATGAAGATACATTGGCAGAGTATGATGTACAACTAAAATGTACAGGTTATACTAACCCCAAATGGATTCCTTTTGCAGAAGGTAAGAATGGAGATTATCTACTGATAGATACGGATCCAAGTGAGACGGGTATGTATGGGCAAATTATAGAATTGCAGAACGAGTCTTGGCAACGCACTGTCATAGCGTTTTGTTTAGAAGAACTAATTTATAGAGAGATAGAATCTTTAGAAGCAGAGGTAACAGAACATCAACAATTTATAATTGATAACGGAACATTCTAA
- a CDS encoding homoserine kinase, which translates to MKEIKIFCPATIANLSCGFDVLGVCLDNVGDQMIITKTAEKGVRIKAIIGADLPLEVEKNVAGVAALALLEKLQPDFGFEIVIHKNIKAGSGIGSSAASSAGAVYGINALCGYPLSNKELIYYAMQGEALASGAPHADNVAPALLGGFAFIHSYAPLNIIHIKAPEELYATVIHPQIELKTKDARSVLKQSVTLKQAITQCGNLGGLICGLYTSDYDLIGNSLHDEFVEAKRSLLIPNYAQLKQAACDNGALGGGISGSGPSVFALSKGKANAERVAEAMRQVVKDAGYEFDIHVSPINSQGIKVL; encoded by the coding sequence ATGAAAGAAATTAAGATATTTTGTCCTGCTACTATCGCTAATCTATCTTGTGGATTCGATGTATTAGGAGTGTGTTTAGATAATGTAGGTGATCAGATGATCATCACTAAGACAGCAGAAAAAGGCGTGCGTATCAAGGCGATTATAGGCGCTGATTTACCACTCGAAGTAGAAAAGAATGTAGCAGGAGTAGCAGCCTTAGCCTTATTAGAGAAGTTGCAACCTGACTTTGGTTTTGAGATTGTTATTCACAAGAATATCAAGGCAGGAAGCGGTATCGGAAGTAGCGCTGCTAGTAGTGCAGGTGCGGTCTATGGTATCAATGCGTTATGCGGATATCCACTATCTAATAAAGAGTTAATCTACTACGCAATGCAAGGGGAGGCTCTTGCAAGTGGAGCACCTCACGCTGATAATGTGGCTCCTGCGTTATTAGGTGGTTTTGCCTTTATACACAGCTATGCCCCTTTAAATATTATACATATTAAGGCCCCAGAGGAGTTATACGCTACTGTTATTCACCCGCAGATAGAGTTAAAGACTAAAGATGCTCGTTCGGTTTTAAAACAATCAGTGACATTAAAGCAAGCCATTACACAATGTGGTAATCTAGGTGGATTGATCTGCGGGCTTTATACTTCGGATTATGATTTGATAGGTAATTCATTGCACGATGAGTTCGTCGAAGCTAAGCGTTCACTGCTAATTCCTAACTATGCACAGTTAAAACAAGCGGCTTGTGATAACGGAGCATTAGGAGGTGGTATCTCAGGATCAGGCCCTTCTGTATTTGCCCTAAGTAAAGGAAAAGCAAATGCAGAGCGCGTAGCAGAAGCGATGAGACAAGTAGTTAAAGATGCAGGATATGAATTTGATATTCACGTGTCACCTATTAATTCACAAGGTATAAAAGTATTGTAA
- the thrC gene encoding threonine synthase translates to MKYYSLNNPQRIASFKEAAIQGIAEDKGLFFPMEIPRLDKAFFDNMQHLSKEEIAYLVISCFVGNDIEEQELRQIVRETLAFDFPVVPIDKDIYTLELFHGPTLAFKDVGAGFMSRCLRSFVKGKKEKVTILVATSGDTGGAVAHGFYDVQGIEVVILYPKGKVSSIQEKQLTTLGKNIKAIEVEGSFDDCQAMVKKAFLDESLKDCHLTSANSINIARWLPQMFYYFLMYKELQHLNKPLVVSVPSGNFGNICAGMLAQQMGLPISHFIAATNANDTIPRFFWSKAYTPKQTIETISNAMDVSDPSNFVRILELFAKDAEELGRDLSAYSFTDKATLALIEEQYAKNGYLLDPHASVGYLGIKEYAKEHQDFTGVFLGTAHPVKFPECIEQLLNIEIPIPDRLKDIMKGEKKSIVIQNYEELKRVLLK, encoded by the coding sequence ATGAAGTATTATAGTTTAAATAACCCTCAGCGAATCGCTTCTTTTAAAGAAGCGGCAATACAAGGTATTGCAGAGGATAAAGGATTGTTCTTTCCAATGGAGATTCCTCGATTAGACAAGGCGTTTTTTGATAATATGCAGCATCTAAGCAAAGAAGAGATAGCGTACCTAGTTATCTCTTGCTTTGTGGGCAACGATATTGAAGAACAAGAGTTAAGACAAATTGTCAGAGAGACTTTAGCTTTTGATTTTCCTGTAGTGCCGATAGATAAAGACATTTATACATTAGAATTATTTCACGGGCCTACGTTAGCGTTTAAGGACGTTGGGGCAGGATTTATGTCTAGATGCTTGAGAAGTTTTGTCAAAGGGAAGAAAGAGAAAGTGACTATTCTAGTGGCTACTTCGGGTGATACAGGAGGAGCTGTAGCTCACGGATTTTATGATGTACAGGGCATTGAGGTTGTTATCCTTTATCCAAAAGGGAAAGTGAGTAGCATACAAGAGAAGCAACTAACTACATTGGGCAAGAATATTAAGGCAATAGAGGTAGAGGGAAGTTTTGACGACTGTCAGGCGATGGTGAAAAAAGCATTCTTAGATGAGAGTTTAAAAGACTGTCATCTAACTTCTGCTAACTCCATTAATATCGCACGTTGGTTGCCACAGATGTTTTACTATTTCTTGATGTATAAGGAATTACAACACCTAAATAAACCATTAGTGGTATCTGTGCCTAGTGGTAATTTTGGGAATATTTGCGCAGGGATGCTCGCACAGCAAATGGGATTGCCTATCAGCCATTTTATCGCAGCTACTAATGCTAATGATACCATACCAAGATTCTTCTGGTCTAAAGCATACACCCCAAAACAAACAATAGAGACTATCTCTAATGCGATGGATGTAAGTGATCCGAGTAATTTTGTGCGTATTTTAGAGCTATTTGCTAAGGATGCTGAAGAGTTAGGCAGAGATTTATCAGCCTATTCATTTACGGATAAGGCTACACTAGCCCTAATAGAAGAACAGTATGCTAAGAATGGGTATCTATTAGACCCTCACGCTTCAGTAGGCTATTTAGGGATTAAGGAATATGCTAAAGAGCATCAAGATTTTACAGGTGTGTTCTTAGGAACAGCACATCCTGTTAAGTTTCCTGAGTGCATAGAACAATTGCTAAACATTGAGATTCCTATTCCAGATCGACTTAAAGATATTATGAAAGGAGAGAAGAAGAGTATTGTGATTCAGAATTATGAAGAGTTAAAACGAGTGCTTTTAAAATAA
- a CDS encoding DUF2199 domain-containing protein, translating into MKYICADCGQEHEDWPALVFKAPDTYLGLTDEEREHADLTSEVCSIDKDGETLWYLRGVLTQYVYDACQYLDYGVWVSLSSESMKDYYEHYEDKEYKTTYFGWLVTNLPNYPPSTSFALPTNVEVDNSKGIPTILPHQKGDSIFIKEFYEGISTEEALRRIDALINQ; encoded by the coding sequence ATGAAGTATATATGTGCAGATTGTGGGCAAGAACACGAAGACTGGCCTGCGTTAGTGTTTAAAGCTCCGGATACATATCTGGGGTTAACAGACGAAGAAAGAGAACATGCTGATCTAACCAGTGAGGTGTGTAGTATAGATAAAGATGGAGAGACACTGTGGTATCTACGAGGTGTGTTAACACAGTATGTCTATGATGCTTGTCAATATTTGGATTACGGGGTATGGGTAAGCCTTAGCTCAGAGAGTATGAAGGACTACTATGAACATTATGAAGACAAAGAATATAAGACTACTTACTTCGGTTGGTTAGTGACTAATCTGCCTAATTATCCACCCAGTACCTCGTTTGCTTTACCAACTAATGTTGAGGTGGATAATAGCAAGGGAATACCAACTATTCTTCCTCATCAAAAAGGTGATTCTATCTTTATCAAGGAGTTTTACGAGGGTATCTCTACAGAGGAAGCTTTGCGTAGAATAGATGCTTTAATAAATCAGTAA
- a CDS encoding CNNM domain-containing protein, with amino-acid sequence MTLLLVYLFLALAVSFICSIAEATLLSLSTSFLKTKVESGDKKALKMIELKQDVDKPLSAILSLNTIAHTVGAAGVGAQATIVFGEAYFGVVSAVLTLLILVLTEIIPKTLGANYAKDIYGSMASTILVMMIVSYPLVVMSSFLTKRLSKKTTESSTSREEIAILASIGEQEGIIAVKENKIIQNVFKLNAVRIDEIHTPRIMMVSADQEMTLREFLKNKELLHFSRIPVYSDSKDNITGYVLREVAFEYLAEDRFDVKLKDIKRKILFVSEKLNVITTWNKMKENHEHIAIVVNEYGEVDGVVTMEDILETLLGFEIVDEKDKIVDLRQFAEERWQNRQKKYAYLAEDK; translated from the coding sequence ATGACATTATTATTAGTTTACTTGTTTCTAGCCTTAGCGGTATCATTTATCTGTTCTATCGCAGAAGCAACCTTACTTTCTTTATCCACTTCATTCTTAAAAACAAAGGTAGAATCAGGAGATAAGAAAGCCTTAAAAATGATTGAATTAAAACAAGATGTAGACAAGCCTCTTTCTGCTATTCTATCCTTAAATACTATTGCCCACACAGTAGGTGCAGCAGGAGTAGGTGCACAAGCCACTATTGTATTCGGCGAAGCTTATTTTGGTGTGGTATCTGCTGTATTGACCTTGTTGATCTTAGTATTGACAGAGATTATCCCAAAAACATTAGGTGCTAACTATGCAAAAGATATCTACGGATCTATGGCGTCTACTATTTTAGTGATGATGATAGTGAGTTACCCTTTGGTGGTGATGTCGTCTTTCTTAACAAAGCGATTGAGCAAGAAGACTACAGAGTCATCTACCAGTAGAGAAGAGATCGCTATTTTAGCGAGTATAGGTGAGCAAGAAGGGATTATCGCTGTAAAGGAGAATAAGATTATCCAAAACGTATTTAAACTAAATGCAGTGCGCATAGATGAGATTCACACACCGCGTATTATGATGGTGAGTGCTGATCAGGAGATGACATTGAGAGAATTCCTAAAGAATAAAGAGCTATTGCATTTCTCAAGGATTCCAGTGTATAGCGATTCGAAAGATAATATCACAGGTTATGTATTGAGAGAAGTTGCTTTTGAGTACTTGGCCGAGGATAGATTTGATGTGAAACTAAAAGACATCAAGAGAAAGATATTATTTGTATCTGAGAAGTTGAATGTAATTACGACTTGGAACAAGATGAAGGAGAATCACGAGCATATCGCTATTGTCGTTAATGAATACGGTGAGGTAGATGGTGTAGTGACGATGGAAGATATCTTAGAAACACTATTGGGGTTTGAGATTGTGGACGAGAAGGACAAGATTGTTGACTTGAGACAATTTGCAGAAGAGAGATGGCAAAACAGACAAAAGAAATATGCTTATTTAGCAGAGGATAAATAG